In the genome of Desulfomonilaceae bacterium, one region contains:
- a CDS encoding gamma-glutamyl-gamma-aminobutyrate hydrolase family protein (Members of this family of hydrolases with an active site Cys residue belong to MEROPS family C26.), with protein MSLLKTCGGRNRSVVPVLLVICLVLIQTSSVYPESPIEIKKSVEGFHRPWIMIGLSPDGCSGGCRRLRSVITELSKNSNVVTLDFRTATFEIISDLDPEFIVLSPQGTPWCRYTGTTGVALQNFLWLVPRVVDELDIPILGVCGGHQAIALAFGGKVGPIRAGEDDCMPYTRDRQSGVTRLNQDTKDPIFVGLDNQINIVESHYDEVKALPPGFVLLASDKTSRNQIIRHPYKPIYGIQGHPESFFGSRPDGGFLIRNFLHIASTYNENVRWLQKNSNIQLSLKKLD; from the coding sequence ATGTCTTTATTGAAAACATGCGGTGGGCGTAACAGAAGTGTTGTTCCCGTTCTTTTGGTAATATGTCTGGTGTTGATTCAGACAAGTTCCGTCTACCCCGAATCTCCTATCGAAATAAAGAAGAGTGTTGAGGGATTCCACAGACCGTGGATCATGATCGGGCTTTCTCCCGATGGATGTTCAGGCGGCTGTCGCAGGCTTCGTTCAGTAATTACGGAGTTGAGCAAAAACAGTAATGTAGTTACTCTGGACTTTAGGACCGCCACATTTGAAATAATTTCCGATCTTGACCCTGAATTTATCGTCTTGAGTCCGCAGGGAACTCCCTGGTGTCGTTACACGGGAACCACAGGTGTAGCGTTGCAAAATTTTCTATGGTTGGTTCCCCGCGTGGTGGACGAGTTGGACATCCCCATTCTGGGAGTATGCGGAGGGCATCAGGCTATTGCGCTAGCCTTCGGAGGAAAAGTCGGGCCAATTCGGGCTGGAGAAGATGATTGCATGCCTTATACTCGGGATCGCCAATCTGGGGTTACCAGGTTGAACCAGGATACGAAAGATCCCATTTTTGTGGGACTGGATAATCAGATCAACATAGTTGAGAGCCACTATGATGAGGTCAAAGCTCTTCCTCCCGGATTCGTGCTTTTGGCCTCGGACAAAACGAGTCGCAATCAGATCATCAGACATCCGTATAAACCCATTTATGGAATTCAGGGGCATCCGGAAAGCTTTTTTGGATCCAGACCCGATGGAGGATTCCTAATAAGAAATTTTTTACATATAGCTTCAACCTACAATGAAAATGTGCGTTGGCTTCAAAAAAATTCGAATATACAGTTATCTCTAAAAAAACTTGATTAG
- a CDS encoding CoB--CoM heterodisulfide reductase iron-sulfur subunit A family protein — MGDEDQKILVVGGGISGMTVAIEAAETGANVVIVERNPYLGGRVAQLNQYFPKLCPPTCGLEINFRRIKNNPNISLFTLAEIKSISGQAGDYTVTVQINPRYVNDNCTACGKCAEACDTSVPNTVNYGMDSMKAAYLPHQMAYPFKYVLAPEIIGTDEAAKCLEACPYNAIDLSMKPETISLKVGAIVWATGWDPYEVEKVDYLGFGRFPDVVTSVMFERLAAFNGPTSGKILRPSDGKEVKSVAFIQCAGSRDENHLAYCSGICCLASLKQSTYIRERVPDSKAFIYYIDIRAMGKYEDFYTKVQQDENLSLIKSKIARVSEDKETGGLLVEGEDVGAGSKVRQVVDLVVLAVGMRPGTSKIKPELDMNYDDFGFVTGSGESGIIPAGCVKAPMEVAASVQDATAAALKAIQVAVRR; from the coding sequence ATGGGCGATGAAGATCAGAAGATTCTAGTCGTAGGTGGTGGCATAAGCGGGATGACAGTCGCTATCGAAGCCGCCGAAACAGGCGCTAACGTGGTCATAGTGGAACGGAATCCGTATTTGGGAGGCCGAGTGGCTCAACTGAATCAGTACTTCCCTAAACTGTGCCCACCAACATGTGGTCTTGAAATCAATTTTAGAAGAATCAAGAACAATCCCAACATTTCCTTATTTACTCTGGCTGAAATCAAGTCAATATCCGGCCAAGCCGGAGACTATACAGTCACAGTTCAGATTAACCCCAGATATGTTAACGATAATTGTACAGCTTGCGGCAAATGCGCAGAAGCTTGCGACACTAGCGTTCCTAACACGGTCAATTACGGTATGGATTCCATGAAGGCGGCTTACCTGCCTCATCAGATGGCATATCCATTCAAGTATGTTCTGGCTCCTGAAATTATTGGAACCGATGAAGCGGCAAAATGCCTCGAAGCTTGCCCCTACAACGCGATTGATTTGAGTATGAAACCCGAGACCATCAGTCTGAAAGTCGGGGCAATCGTTTGGGCGACCGGATGGGATCCCTATGAAGTGGAAAAGGTGGATTACCTGGGTTTCGGACGTTTCCCCGACGTTGTGACGAGCGTGATGTTCGAAAGGCTTGCTGCGTTTAACGGTCCTACAAGCGGGAAGATACTCCGACCGTCTGATGGGAAGGAAGTCAAGAGCGTCGCTTTTATCCAGTGCGCAGGCTCCAGAGACGAAAATCATCTGGCCTACTGCTCCGGTATTTGTTGTCTCGCTTCCTTAAAACAATCGACCTACATTCGGGAGAGGGTACCTGACAGCAAGGCTTTTATATATTACATCGATATTCGAGCCATGGGAAAGTACGAAGATTTCTATACAAAAGTTCAGCAGGATGAAAACCTTTCCCTGATCAAGAGTAAAATCGCCCGGGTTTCCGAAGATAAGGAGACTGGAGGTCTACTCGTTGAAGGTGAAGATGTCGGCGCCGGATCGAAGGTGCGCCAGGTAGTGGATTTGGTTGTGCTTGCTGTCGGTATGAGGCCCGGAACTTCGAAGATCAAGCCTGAACTGGACATGAATTATGATGACTTCGGATTCGTGACTGGTTCGGGAGAATCCGGAATCATCCCGGCAGGATGTGTCAAAGCGCCGATGGAGGTCGCGGCGTCTGTCCAGGATGCCACTGCCGCGGCTCTAAAGGCGATTCAAGTGGCGGTGCGGAGGTAA
- a CDS encoding FAD-dependent oxidoreductase: protein MDQNLGVYICSGCGIGEAIDVDALAGVIGEFTVAKTATHPCLCGSEGAQIIRDDIASGAVNSVIIAACSGRVKSDVFAFDPMQTILERVNLREHVAWCQPAGHEDTQAMAEDYLRMGIVRVEKSTLPTPFLEALDKTILVVGGGVAGMQAALDAANAGYSVKLVEKEPELGGHMAKWNKNTPTIPPYQEIEDIDLSTRIDQIMNNQNIQVFKNAEIEKISGAPGMFDVTLKNGAGSMKIGSIVLAAGWKPYDATKLENLGFQKFPDVVTNVQVEEMAKSGSLACPSDGSSPSAVAFIQCAGSRDQDHLPYCSAVCCRVSLKQALYFKEQNEETKVVVFYKDMRTPEQAEEFYKKVQKDGVIFVKTDTSKISMSEGSEKKLSIEAIDELLGEPIMMEFDMVVLATGMQPAVLDNPILNLEYRQGPALPELKYGFPDSHFVCFPYETRRTGIYTAGCVRQPMTATRSSSDGTGAALKAIQCVELSAQGKAVHPRAGDLSYPNLFIQRCTQCKRCTEECPFGMYNEDIKGTPLPHPTRCRRCAICMGSCPERIISFNNYSVDMIGSMIKSINVPEEYDEKPRILGLICENDAFPAVDMVGLNKLQYPPWVRFIPLRCLGSINLVWIADALSKGIDGIVLFGCKYGDDYQCHFIQGSELANTRMSKVKETLDRLVLESDRIRLEQLSIDDYYRIPQILEEFSARLEELGPNPYKGF from the coding sequence ATGGATCAGAATCTTGGTGTTTATATATGTTCAGGCTGCGGAATAGGTGAAGCTATCGATGTCGACGCATTGGCCGGTGTAATTGGAGAATTTACCGTGGCCAAAACTGCGACCCATCCATGTTTGTGCGGTTCTGAGGGCGCTCAGATCATTAGAGATGATATAGCGTCCGGGGCAGTCAATTCAGTAATTATAGCGGCGTGCTCAGGACGCGTAAAATCAGACGTATTCGCTTTTGATCCGATGCAAACCATACTGGAAAGAGTGAATCTGCGTGAACACGTCGCGTGGTGTCAACCCGCTGGCCATGAAGATACTCAGGCCATGGCCGAAGATTATCTCCGCATGGGCATTGTCCGAGTGGAGAAATCTACCTTGCCTACTCCCTTTCTCGAAGCGCTTGACAAAACCATCTTAGTCGTCGGCGGCGGAGTAGCTGGGATGCAGGCGGCTCTTGACGCGGCCAATGCGGGCTATAGTGTGAAACTGGTCGAGAAAGAGCCGGAACTTGGCGGCCATATGGCGAAATGGAACAAGAATACTCCCACAATTCCTCCGTACCAGGAAATTGAAGATATCGATCTTTCCACCAGGATTGATCAGATAATGAACAACCAGAATATTCAGGTATTCAAGAACGCGGAGATCGAAAAGATTTCAGGCGCTCCAGGAATGTTCGACGTCACATTAAAGAATGGCGCCGGATCTATGAAAATTGGATCTATAGTGCTTGCAGCAGGTTGGAAGCCCTACGACGCCACAAAGCTGGAAAACCTCGGATTTCAAAAATTCCCCGATGTCGTGACAAACGTGCAGGTCGAGGAAATGGCGAAATCCGGTTCACTGGCTTGCCCATCGGATGGTTCTTCCCCTTCCGCTGTCGCATTCATCCAGTGCGCAGGTTCACGCGATCAGGATCATCTGCCCTATTGTAGCGCTGTATGCTGCCGAGTCTCTCTAAAACAGGCTTTGTATTTCAAGGAACAAAATGAGGAAACCAAGGTTGTTGTTTTCTACAAAGACATGAGAACCCCCGAACAAGCCGAGGAATTTTACAAAAAGGTCCAGAAGGACGGGGTAATCTTCGTGAAAACCGACACCTCAAAAATTTCCATGAGTGAAGGTTCGGAGAAGAAACTTTCCATAGAAGCCATTGATGAGCTTCTAGGCGAACCTATAATGATGGAATTCGATATGGTAGTTCTAGCCACTGGTATGCAGCCCGCTGTTCTGGACAACCCAATACTTAATCTTGAGTATCGACAGGGCCCGGCATTACCTGAGCTAAAATACGGCTTTCCGGATTCCCACTTCGTATGTTTCCCATATGAAACCAGAAGAACAGGCATATATACCGCTGGTTGCGTACGACAACCAATGACGGCTACCAGATCCTCGAGTGACGGTACCGGGGCCGCTTTGAAGGCCATTCAATGTGTTGAGCTATCAGCTCAAGGCAAGGCGGTTCATCCCAGAGCGGGGGATTTGTCTTATCCCAATTTGTTTATCCAGAGGTGCACCCAGTGCAAACGTTGTACAGAAGAATGTCCTTTCGGTATGTATAACGAGGACATCAAGGGGACACCCCTGCCCCACCCCACCAGATGCAGACGATGCGCCATCTGCATGGGTTCTTGCCCGGAGAGGATTATATCCTTCAACAATTATTCCGTTGACATGATCGGCTCTATGATCAAATCGATCAATGTTCCGGAAGAATATGATGAAAAACCCAGGATTTTAGGATTAATTTGTGAAAATGACGCCTTCCCGGCTGTTGATATGGTAGGGTTGAACAAGCTTCAATATCCTCCATGGGTTCGCTTCATCCCTTTGCGCTGTCTCGGATCTATAAATCTCGTGTGGATTGCGGACGCCCTGTCCAAGGGTATTGATGGCATTGTCCTGTTCGGATGTAAATATGGGGATGACTATCAGTGTCATTTTATTCAGGGAAGCGAACTCGCCAATACCAGGATGAGCAAGGTCAAGGAAACTCTTGACCGCCTGGTCCTTGAATCTGACCGCATCAGACTGGAACAACTGTCGATCGATGACTACTACAGGATTCCTCAAATCCTTGAAGAATTTTCAGCGAGACTCGAGGAACTCGGGCCCAACCCATACAAAGGTTTCTAA
- a CDS encoding (Fe-S)-binding protein: METKIPFLEVSDAIVMSGAETLYWCMQCGLCTGSCPWRLVSGEASEQFNIRLVQRMGQLGLEGFESENCLFACTTCRTCADRCPRGVDIIGNVRGMRSMLAEVGTIPPSLKPIVGSLHSQGNPWSGPREKRTEWTEGLDIPSFSEDTEYLLFVCCTSCYDIRSRKIAKAVVKSLRAAGVSFGIIGAEESCCGESIRKVGDEALFQKLAESNINLYNNKGVKKIIVTSPHCLYTFKNEYPELGGKWEVYHYTEILAEALKSGKLKPAGEPTGPVALHDPCYLGRHNDIYDQPRELIEGLPGAEVRELSRNRKNSLCCGGGGGRVWMETKAGERFAELRISEALEAGAETLVTACPYCITMLEDSCNVMGKADQLKVMDLSELVAEKI, from the coding sequence ATGGAAACTAAAATACCATTCCTAGAAGTCAGTGACGCTATAGTAATGTCAGGGGCGGAAACGCTATACTGGTGCATGCAGTGCGGACTTTGCACCGGATCCTGTCCGTGGAGGCTAGTGTCCGGAGAAGCCTCTGAACAGTTCAACATCAGATTAGTTCAACGTATGGGACAACTGGGCCTTGAAGGGTTTGAGTCGGAAAACTGCCTATTTGCTTGTACAACCTGCCGAACTTGCGCCGACAGGTGTCCACGTGGTGTTGACATAATCGGCAATGTCAGAGGTATGAGAAGTATGCTTGCCGAGGTTGGCACAATTCCCCCAAGCTTGAAGCCAATCGTGGGAAGTCTCCATTCCCAAGGCAATCCATGGTCAGGTCCGAGGGAAAAGCGAACAGAATGGACCGAGGGGCTCGATATTCCAAGTTTTTCCGAGGATACCGAGTATTTGCTTTTTGTGTGCTGTACATCCTGCTACGACATCAGGAGCCGTAAAATAGCAAAAGCCGTGGTGAAATCGCTTAGAGCGGCTGGTGTCAGTTTCGGAATAATCGGAGCTGAAGAGAGTTGCTGCGGTGAATCCATCAGAAAGGTCGGCGACGAGGCCCTTTTTCAAAAGCTCGCCGAATCAAATATCAATCTCTACAACAATAAGGGTGTAAAGAAAATAATAGTGACTTCACCACACTGTCTCTACACATTCAAGAATGAATATCCGGAGCTTGGTGGAAAATGGGAAGTCTATCATTACACAGAGATTCTTGCCGAAGCGCTAAAATCCGGTAAGTTGAAACCAGCGGGAGAGCCTACCGGACCTGTGGCCCTGCATGACCCATGTTATCTTGGCAGGCACAACGATATTTATGATCAACCGAGGGAACTCATCGAAGGACTGCCAGGGGCTGAGGTTCGAGAGTTGTCAAGAAATCGCAAGAACAGCTTGTGTTGCGGCGGCGGTGGCGGACGCGTGTGGATGGAAACCAAGGCTGGCGAGCGTTTCGCTGAACTTCGTATCTCTGAAGCTTTGGAAGCGGGGGCCGAGACTTTAGTTACAGCATGCCCCTACTGTATAACGATGTTGGAAGATTCCTGTAACGTTATGGGGAAAGCGGATCAGCTTAAAGTTATGGATCTGTCGGAACTTGTAGCGGAAAAGATATAA
- a CDS encoding RluA family pseudouridine synthase: MKTTPDEFLSVSQDLIVPQTAAPSRADKLLADLLTGKLTRSSLSRMIRTGQILVDAEKIRPSTIIRPGQAILIKIPDKDENTAITFDAGPEPTIIFEDDDMIVLDKPPGLIVHPGAGKEAPTLMEILVKSRPEMIGVGESGRWGIVHRLDKDTSGVMVVAKTQAAYEGLSEQFRRHSTGRIYMALVRGAPNSETGIVDRELGRSRSDRKKISTVTRKGRTAITCWSVKERYEGVCLMEIRPQTGRTHQIRVHLASIGLPVLGDGVYGVGSRKQKNTDPLLNQIRMILKRQALHAAFLAFKHPITENELQFSSGLPADMAEVIRMLKQTADRGARANAWQSQNS, from the coding sequence TTGAAGACAACGCCTGATGAATTCCTTAGTGTTTCTCAAGATTTGATTGTGCCTCAAACCGCTGCCCCTTCCAGAGCCGACAAGTTGTTAGCCGATCTGTTAACTGGAAAGCTGACCCGATCCTCTTTATCCCGAATGATAAGAACCGGGCAGATTTTGGTGGACGCCGAGAAGATAAGACCGTCAACGATCATAAGACCGGGACAAGCTATTCTGATCAAAATTCCGGACAAAGATGAGAATACCGCAATAACATTTGACGCAGGGCCAGAACCGACAATCATTTTTGAGGACGATGACATGATAGTCCTGGATAAACCTCCGGGACTCATCGTCCATCCTGGGGCAGGCAAAGAGGCTCCTACGCTCATGGAAATACTGGTCAAGTCTAGGCCGGAGATGATCGGAGTAGGAGAGTCTGGACGTTGGGGGATTGTCCATCGACTCGATAAGGACACTTCTGGAGTGATGGTTGTCGCGAAGACTCAAGCAGCTTATGAGGGCCTTTCAGAACAGTTCAGGCGCCATTCGACCGGACGAATCTACATGGCTTTGGTTCGCGGCGCTCCTAATTCGGAAACCGGGATTGTTGACAGGGAACTTGGGAGAAGCCGGTCCGACCGCAAGAAAATTTCTACGGTGACACGGAAAGGTAGAACAGCCATTACCTGTTGGAGTGTGAAAGAGAGATATGAAGGAGTCTGTTTGATGGAGATTCGTCCTCAAACGGGAAGAACCCACCAGATTCGAGTACATCTGGCTTCAATAGGTTTGCCTGTCCTAGGGGACGGGGTTTATGGCGTAGGATCCAGGAAACAAAAAAACACAGATCCTCTTCTCAATCAGATACGGATGATTCTGAAAAGACAGGCTCTTCATGCGGCTTTTCTAGCGTTCAAACACCCCATTACTGAAAATGAATTGCAGTTTTCCTCTGGGCTACCCGCGGATATGGCAGAAGTAATACGGATGCTCAAACAGACTGCTGACAGAGGCGCTAGAGCAAACGCATGGCAATCTCAGAATAGTTGA
- a CDS encoding GAF domain-containing protein, with translation MRKPTYEELERRVQELERLTGQLIDTAMDQEHHELFDLAVLCNVSQALASTVDLDQLLLIVIDEVNKALLTEGSGVLLYDENRGDLYWRQVKDARKILAHQTEVLRFPMDRSIAGWVFQNNKSAIVNDTSKDPRYYPGISEKSGFEIRKVLQVPLRSPEKTIGVLMAMNKIGGDFTEQDEALLSSMASSVALAVDNATFYKKLKQSRDALEILYRSSMALATTMDLDHLLEVIISDLRSAMETEAGGVLLYDEGANDLYWREVQDNKGLINAKGVDLRLPIEGSISGQVFQSGEAALINDPNENPLFFKTFEKRTGLIIRNEIIVPLNTREKTIGCLVVMNKKDGRFSADDVQLLSSLAGVVALAVENATFFQELMTSYHDLENMNRVKTKVLNHLSHELRTPLAIIRGTLINMEKKFLEKGISDFDNALARINRHLQSLSRLESQVESIVMTGYSWEKRYITGFLQSALDLMDVQSEWTPEIKNAATVIHKWLEKTFPTRHDKLDLIDIQNFGRSMSQFIQQKADEQKRKVAINFNLEQGRLLIPTHVLQAIMEGLIRNAIEATPDGGKVDVLGRIKGGRYLLTVKDKGVGIPDKDKELIFEGFYPVQDTDNYSSRRPYSFNAGGKGIDLLRIKMFSELYGFRLSFFSNRCRYLTEKGVESSDVVESCSNCRNYVDCPENGGSEFVVDFALANTEKIEDNA, from the coding sequence ATGCGAAAACCCACGTATGAGGAATTAGAACGAAGAGTACAGGAGTTAGAACGTCTGACCGGTCAGCTAATAGATACTGCAATGGATCAGGAACATCATGAACTCTTTGACCTGGCTGTTTTATGTAATGTATCCCAAGCCCTTGCCTCTACAGTGGATTTGGATCAACTATTGCTGATCGTTATAGATGAAGTTAACAAGGCGCTTCTCACCGAAGGGAGCGGTGTGCTCCTCTACGACGAAAACAGGGGAGATCTTTACTGGCGGCAAGTAAAGGACGCCCGAAAAATACTGGCGCATCAGACGGAAGTCTTAAGATTCCCGATGGACAGAAGCATCGCCGGCTGGGTTTTTCAGAACAACAAATCAGCTATCGTTAATGATACATCCAAAGATCCCCGATATTATCCAGGAATTTCAGAAAAAAGTGGTTTCGAGATCCGCAAGGTCTTGCAAGTTCCGCTTCGATCTCCTGAAAAGACCATCGGTGTCTTGATGGCAATGAACAAAATTGGTGGCGATTTCACCGAACAGGATGAAGCCCTCTTAAGTTCGATGGCGTCAAGTGTCGCCCTGGCGGTAGACAACGCTACATTTTACAAGAAACTCAAACAGTCTCGCGATGCTCTTGAAATATTGTATCGCTCTAGTATGGCTCTCGCGACCACCATGGATCTTGATCATCTACTCGAGGTTATCATTAGTGACCTTAGAAGCGCCATGGAAACAGAAGCTGGAGGAGTTCTTCTGTATGATGAAGGCGCCAACGATCTCTACTGGAGGGAAGTGCAAGATAACAAGGGCCTGATAAATGCCAAGGGGGTAGATTTGAGGCTCCCGATTGAAGGCAGCATAAGTGGACAGGTTTTTCAATCGGGTGAAGCGGCCCTAATAAATGATCCAAACGAGAATCCTCTGTTTTTCAAGACCTTTGAGAAGAGAACCGGTCTGATCATTCGGAATGAGATAATAGTCCCTCTTAATACGCGTGAAAAAACCATTGGCTGTCTGGTGGTAATGAATAAGAAGGATGGCCGATTCTCTGCGGATGACGTTCAATTGCTTTCATCCCTGGCGGGAGTAGTGGCGCTGGCGGTGGAGAACGCTACATTCTTTCAAGAACTGATGACATCTTACCATGACCTTGAGAATATGAACCGTGTTAAAACCAAGGTCCTCAACCACTTATCTCACGAACTGCGAACCCCTCTGGCCATTATACGCGGCACCCTGATCAATATGGAGAAGAAATTCCTGGAAAAAGGAATTTCAGACTTTGACAACGCTCTGGCTAGGATAAATCGTCATCTTCAAAGTCTTAGTCGACTGGAATCTCAAGTTGAAAGCATAGTGATGACAGGCTATTCCTGGGAAAAACGATACATAACGGGCTTTCTTCAGTCAGCCTTGGATCTCATGGATGTACAGTCGGAATGGACACCAGAAATCAAGAACGCAGCGACTGTTATTCACAAATGGCTGGAAAAAACATTTCCAACAAGGCACGATAAACTCGATTTGATCGACATACAGAACTTTGGCCGGTCAATGTCCCAATTTATCCAACAAAAGGCAGATGAGCAAAAGCGTAAGGTTGCAATCAACTTTAACCTGGAACAAGGTAGGCTGTTGATTCCTACTCACGTGCTTCAGGCTATCATGGAGGGCCTGATCAGAAACGCGATTGAGGCTACGCCTGATGGAGGTAAAGTGGACGTCCTTGGGAGAATCAAGGGAGGCCGTTACCTTCTGACGGTTAAGGATAAGGGAGTTGGAATACCTGACAAAGACAAGGAGCTTATCTTCGAGGGGTTTTACCCAGTGCAGGACACTGATAACTATTCGAGTCGCAGACCCTATTCTTTTAACGCCGGCGGTAAAGGAATAGATCTTCTCAGAATCAAGATGTTTTCAGAACTGTATGGATTTAGATTGTCCTTTTTCAGTAACCGTTGCAGATATCTGACTGAAAAAGGTGTCGAATCTTCAGACGTAGTGGAGTCATGCTCAAATTGCAGGAATTATGTTGACTGTCCTGAAAATGGTGGCTCGGAGTTCGTGGTAGATTTTGCTCTCGCCAATACGGAGAAAATTGAAGACAACGCCTGA
- a CDS encoding coproporphyrinogen III oxidase family protein has translation MILEAALTKYLKYNFAHSLSFNEFEDLIPPVPMADCNYLIYIHIPFCEELCPYCSFNRYVFQEELAVEYFKALELEIEMYKDLGFDFRSVYIGGGTPTVMPKEINSLLNKLRKDFSVQEVSIETNPNHLTEEIVSILLDSGVNRLSVGVQSFDDSMLQQMSRYHKYGSGNEIIQKLTGILGRFDTLNIDMIFNFPTQTIKMLRNDVSIIKEMKADQATFYPLMVSDITRSELAKRFGSISYRQEKTFYNEIYDSLSDEYSTGTAWCFSRKKTMIDEYIVNYDEYVGVGSGSFGYVHGTCFANTFSIPDYIDRVRAGKFPLMARKGFNSLEQARYYFMMTLFGASLDLEKAEKLFEGAFSKILWKELFGFRLVGAIRNSGRMLFLTRKGLYLWVVMMREFFTGVNNFRDICRSAARI, from the coding sequence ATGATACTAGAAGCCGCTCTTACTAAATATCTGAAGTACAATTTTGCACATAGCCTCAGTTTCAACGAATTTGAGGATTTGATCCCGCCGGTCCCTATGGCTGACTGCAACTACCTGATTTACATACATATCCCGTTTTGCGAGGAACTATGCCCTTACTGCTCTTTCAACAGATACGTTTTCCAAGAAGAACTCGCAGTCGAATATTTCAAGGCCTTGGAGTTGGAGATCGAGATGTACAAGGATCTGGGATTTGACTTTAGATCCGTATACATCGGAGGCGGGACTCCAACCGTGATGCCCAAAGAAATTAACTCCCTGTTAAACAAACTTAGAAAAGATTTTAGTGTGCAGGAAGTTTCCATCGAAACTAATCCAAACCACTTGACCGAAGAGATAGTGAGTATCCTCCTTGATTCGGGGGTTAACCGGTTGTCTGTCGGGGTCCAAAGTTTTGATGACTCAATGCTCCAGCAGATGAGTAGATATCACAAATACGGCTCAGGAAATGAAATCATACAAAAACTGACAGGAATTCTGGGTAGGTTCGATACGTTGAACATAGACATGATATTCAATTTCCCTACTCAGACTATTAAAATGCTCAGAAATGATGTTTCAATCATAAAGGAAATGAAAGCGGATCAGGCCACCTTCTATCCCCTAATGGTTTCGGACATTACCAGGAGCGAGCTTGCAAAACGATTCGGATCAATAAGTTATCGGCAGGAGAAGACTTTTTATAACGAAATATATGATTCGCTGAGTGATGAATACTCAACCGGAACGGCATGGTGTTTCTCAAGAAAAAAGACCATGATTGATGAATATATAGTCAATTATGATGAATATGTTGGGGTTGGCAGTGGATCTTTCGGCTATGTTCATGGTACATGCTTCGCCAATACTTTTTCAATTCCCGACTACATAGACCGCGTAAGAGCCGGCAAATTTCCTTTAATGGCGAGGAAAGGATTCAATTCTCTTGAGCAAGCCAGGTATTATTTCATGATGACTCTGTTTGGAGCCTCTTTAGATCTGGAAAAGGCGGAAAAACTCTTTGAAGGTGCTTTTTCCAAGATATTGTGGAAAGAACTTTTTGGTTTTAGACTTGTCGGCGCCATACGTAATAGTGGTAGAATGCTTTTTTTAACGCGTAAAGGACTTTATTTGTGGGTGGTAATGATGAGAGAGTTTTTTACCGGGGTAAACAATTTTAGAGATATATGTAGATCAGCCGCAAGAATATAA
- a CDS encoding rhomboid family intramembrane serine protease produces MIPLRDSEPSGAFPIVTASIIGVNSCVWFYEASLGARGADMVATHFGLIPYRFLFSTVLPGGVWNNAVAPMFTSMFLHAGWLHILGNMWFLWIFGDNVEDRLGRIRYLIFYILCGVGSGLLQIIFSPMSKIPMIGASGAISGVLGAYLLGFPHARIHTLLIIFIIIRFIEIPAFIFLLFWFVFQFVGGASQIGSPDSGGVAYWAHIGGFLVGMGLFAIMRKKPSSYHKGSPGSVY; encoded by the coding sequence ATGATCCCCCTGAGAGATAGTGAACCGTCCGGCGCCTTTCCAATAGTAACTGCTTCAATAATAGGCGTGAATTCTTGCGTGTGGTTTTACGAGGCGTCACTTGGGGCGCGCGGAGCGGACATGGTCGCTACCCACTTTGGTCTCATTCCATACAGGTTCCTGTTTTCAACGGTATTACCGGGAGGTGTATGGAACAATGCGGTGGCGCCTATGTTTACTTCGATGTTCTTACATGCGGGCTGGCTGCATATCTTGGGCAACATGTGGTTTTTGTGGATATTCGGAGACAACGTAGAGGACCGTTTAGGACGGATTCGTTATCTCATATTCTACATTCTCTGTGGCGTAGGATCAGGCCTACTCCAGATCATTTTTAGTCCAATGTCGAAAATTCCTATGATCGGCGCGAGCGGAGCTATTTCCGGAGTGCTGGGAGCTTACCTTCTTGGTTTTCCGCATGCGAGGATTCATACACTGCTCATAATTTTCATAATAATCCGTTTCATAGAAATACCCGCTTTCATTTTCTTGCTGTTCTGGTTTGTTTTCCAGTTCGTTGGGGGCGCTTCTCAGATTGGAAGCCCGGATTCGGGAGGAGTCGCTTACTGGGCTCATATAGGAGGATTCCTTGTGGGAATGGGCTTGTTTGCTATAATGCGTAAAAAACCTAGCTCTTATCATAAGGGTTCCCCCGGTAGCGTATATTAA